One Nicotiana tomentosiformis chromosome 4, ASM39032v3, whole genome shotgun sequence genomic window carries:
- the LOC104094375 gene encoding LRR receptor-like serine/threonine-protein kinase RGI2, giving the protein MSWLSTFNSSSSVTSFSSWNPSHENPCKWDYIQCTRNGFVSDIKIMSINLPTTFPTQVLSFPFLKVLILSNCNLTGQIPTSIGNLSSPLGILDLSFNALTGSIPPEIGRLSQLKQLSLSSNFLQGQIPKEIGSCSELQQLELFDNQLSGKIPEEIIDKQSFR; this is encoded by the coding sequence ATGTCATGGCTTTCCACTTTTAACTCTTCTTCTTCTGTTACATCCTTCTCTTCATGGAATCCAAGTCATGAAAATCCATGCAAATGGGATTATATACAATGCACCAGAAATGGCTTTGTTTCAGATATCAAGATCATGTCCATTAATCTTCCCACAACGTTTCCAACTCAAGTTCTTTCTTTTCCCTTCCTCAAAGTTCTAATCCTCTCAAATTGTAACCTCACTGgtcaaattccaacttctattgGAAACTTGTCATCACCTCTGGGAATTTTAGATCTCAGTTTCAATGCTCTAACAGGAAGTATTCCACCTGAAATAGGAAGATTATCACAACTGAAGCAACTTTCTTTGAGTTCCAATTTCCTTCAAGGTCAGATACCAAAGGAGATAGGAAGTTGCTCAGAATTGCAGCAGCTTGAGCTCTTTGATAACCAGCTTTCCGGAAAGATACCTGAAGAAATCATAGATAAACAAAGTTTTAGGTAG
- the LOC138909771 gene encoding uncharacterized protein — protein MDSIMAVDMNIKELLVIGDSDLLIHQVQGEWSTKNVKILLYLHCVKELRKKFTKIEFKNVPKFQNELADALAIRSFMIHHPDKNYIDPIEVEIRYQHAYCFHVDEEPDGKPLYHDIKRFLTIREYPKDSTIV, from the coding sequence ATGGACAGTATTATGGCAGTCGACATGAAtatcaaagaacttttggtcataggagattccGATTTGCtgatacaccaagtccaaggagaatggtccaccaagaatgtcaagatacttCTGTACCTGCACTGTGTGAAGGAGCTacgcaagaagttcacaaagattgagttcaagAACGTCCCCAAATTTCAAAACGAGCTCGCCGACGCCCTTGCAATCCGATCATTTATGATTCATCATCCAgacaagaactacatcgacccTATCGAGGTAGAGATCAGGTATCAACATGCCTATTGCTTCCATGTAGATGAAGAACCAGATGGTAAACCATTGTATCATGACATCAAGAGATTCCTTACAATAAGAGAATACCCGAAAGATTCTACTATTGTTTAA